The following coding sequences lie in one Primulina huaijiensis isolate GDHJ02 chromosome 2, ASM1229523v2, whole genome shotgun sequence genomic window:
- the LOC140956703 gene encoding uncharacterized protein gives MARLFEQHVEDGAMVRPEVAYERFRRMHPEDFHGTTDPFVAEGYIRSLEVIFRYMEMADADRVRCTIYLLKGGASLWWEGAERGVNMMTLTWEEFKRVFYDKYFTSDVRSIPKREFMSLRQGDWSVVDFVKKFDRGCRFVSLITNDPVEKLRHFLDGLKPTIRHDVMLNDPTDYTTAVAKAFRAEQ, from the coding sequence ATGGCCCGTTTATTTGAGCAACATGTAGAGGATGGAGCAATGGTTAGACCAGAGGTTGCATATGAGCGATTTAGGAGGATGCACCCCGAGGATTTCcatggcactactgatccattcgtCGCTGAGGGATATATTAGATCTTTAGAGGTGATATTTCGTTATATGGAGATGGCGGACGCCGACCGAGTTCGCTGTACCATCTATCTGTTGAAGGGCGGcgcttccttatggtgggagggagcggagCGAGGAGTGAATATGATGACTTTGACTTGGGAGGAATTCAAGAGGGTTTTCTATGACAAATACTTCACATCTGATGTTCGTTCTATACctaagagggagtttatgagtctccgtcagggagattGGTCTGTTGTCGactttgtaaaaaaatttgataggggCTGTCGTTTTGTGTCCTTGATAACGAATGATCCGGTGGAGAAATTACGACACTTTCTAGATGGTTTGAAGCCGACTATCCGTCATGATGTGATGCTCAATGATCCTACTGACTACACTACTGCCGTTGCCAAAGCTTTTAGAGCCGAGCAGTAA